One Nocardia iowensis DNA window includes the following coding sequences:
- a CDS encoding TetR/AcrR family transcriptional regulator gives MGAQERRAADKASDGAAPRVVRRRPRDRRAQIAAASAEAFGSLGYHGVSMEDIASRLDISSAALYRHYPSKYALFREEALRLGGLSEAAVRLPDSARELPAPARLGHVIEALITASIANRRSAALLRWQRRYLEDADATILADQLATVNSVLMSLLAAARPELDKTDRAVLSAAVLSVLSSIGDHHVSIPVRALSTLLGTACLAVADCTLPPSAAQTETLAATEIPLTFKHELLLARAIELFHERGYPNVSVEDIATAAGLPASSAVYRFYRGKGDILAAAFRRAAERVSAAIGPAVAAADGPEQALTTLIELYVAGSFAERELTFVYYAEISNVPADDRTVLRNIQRLNVEEWAKLLVGVRPELSAADARLLVHAALALVVDLGQRFGSDDPVCSRQRVVHLMRVVLFGAESG, from the coding sequence ATGGGTGCCCAGGAACGCCGCGCTGCGGACAAGGCGTCCGACGGGGCAGCACCGCGCGTGGTCCGGCGGCGACCACGTGATCGACGGGCCCAGATCGCGGCGGCCTCCGCCGAGGCATTCGGGTCGCTCGGCTACCACGGCGTGAGCATGGAGGACATCGCGTCCCGGCTCGACATCAGCTCGGCCGCGCTGTATCGCCACTACCCCAGCAAGTACGCGCTGTTCCGGGAGGAGGCCCTGCGGCTCGGCGGCCTCAGCGAGGCGGCGGTGCGGCTGCCGGACTCCGCACGCGAGCTGCCCGCACCGGCCCGGCTCGGGCACGTCATCGAGGCACTGATCACCGCTTCGATCGCGAACCGCCGCAGCGCCGCGCTATTGCGCTGGCAGCGACGCTATCTCGAAGACGCCGATGCCACGATCCTGGCCGATCAACTGGCGACGGTGAATTCGGTGCTGATGTCGCTGCTCGCCGCGGCCCGGCCGGAACTCGACAAGACGGACCGGGCGGTGCTGTCGGCCGCCGTGCTGAGCGTGCTGAGCAGCATCGGCGATCACCACGTGTCGATCCCGGTGCGCGCTTTGAGCACGCTGCTCGGCACCGCCTGCCTGGCCGTCGCCGACTGCACCCTGCCACCTTCGGCCGCACAGACCGAAACCCTTGCGGCAACCGAGATTCCGCTGACGTTCAAGCACGAACTATTGCTCGCCCGCGCTATCGAACTGTTCCACGAACGCGGCTACCCGAATGTCAGCGTGGAGGATATCGCCACCGCGGCCGGACTGCCCGCATCCTCGGCGGTGTACCGCTTCTACCGCGGCAAGGGCGATATCCTCGCGGCCGCTTTTCGCCGCGCCGCAGAACGGGTTTCGGCCGCGATCGGGCCCGCCGTCGCGGCGGCGGACGGCCCGGAACAGGCGCTGACGACGCTGATCGAGCTGTACGTCGCGGGCTCCTTCGCCGAGCGCGAACTGACCTTCGTCTACTACGCCGAGATCAGCAATGTGCCCGCCGATGATCGGACGGTGCTGCGAAACATCCAGCGGCTCAACGTCGAAGAATGGGCGAAGCTACTCGTCGGGGTGCGGCCCGAGCTGTCCGCGGCCGACGCCAGGCTCCTGGTGCACGCGGCACTGGCTCTGGTCGTCGATCTCGGCCAGCGCTTCGGCTCCGACGACCCGGTGTGCTCACGGCAGCGGGTGGTGCACCTCATGCGGGTCGTCCTGTTCGGCGCCGAGAGCGGCTAG